AAGGAAAGCTGCGGGAGTACCGCGCCTGGGAGATCTGGAACGAGGTGGTCGGCCCGCAGATCGCGGCCCGGGCCCAGCCCCTGCGTATCCGGGACGGCGTGCTGGAAGTGCGCGTCGACCAGGCGGTGTGGATGCAGCAACTGCAACTTCTCAAGCCCCAGCTCCTCTTGCGCCTCAACCAGCGCCTCGGGGAGAATCTCCTGCACGACATCTACCTGCGACGGGGCAAGCCCGCCCGGCCCGAGACCTCCGCCCCCGGCCCCGCCCCCCTGCCCTGGCGCGAAGAGCGGCTCAGCGCCGAGGAACAGGACCATAT
This genomic interval from Desulfuromonas sp. contains the following:
- a CDS encoding DUF721 domain-containing protein translates to MKTRRPRMKRAVSAASLIQDLLRRQGLEGKLREYRAWEIWNEVVGPQIAARAQPLRIRDGVLEVRVDQAVWMQQLQLLKPQLLLRLNQRLGENLLHDIYLRRGKPARPETSAPGPAPLPWREERLSAEEQDHIDQSVAPLHDPELRNALRDLLTRQRKLARARQRKSEEASRD